Proteins found in one Helicobacter sp. NHP19-003 genomic segment:
- a CDS encoding lipid A deacylase LpxR family protein has product MRPRLPLFCVLFCSLKALTPYHKGYVQLITEDDGYINPYIDRYYTAGTRIGWVSKEYAFKKKSPMSWARFVSLQGKKERETRFNIYLTQDMYTPTLANRKLPMPLKGEHLYGGWLRLNFGIFQRSAHSLEHTSVSFGMVGPASLAAQTQNLIHTWGHDPKFLGWNSQIKNEFIFELNYTWIQKLDFYKSRFFSIDMLPAASFSLGNALTNFNLGTTLRVGYNLDADFGPNQIHSNFAGGEPYSNRFSFYLFAGAMGSFQPLDIFVQGNDPQTHNITQLPYFLYDAQVGVAILYKGWRFAFSAIDLSKTFKDQRQNHNIGSIELDIAF; this is encoded by the coding sequence ATGAGACCGCGTTTGCCCCTTTTTTGTGTCCTTTTTTGCTCGCTCAAGGCACTCACACCCTACCACAAGGGGTATGTACAGTTGATCACCGAAGACGATGGCTACATCAACCCCTACATTGACCGCTACTACACAGCGGGTACGCGAATCGGCTGGGTGAGCAAAGAATACGCCTTTAAGAAAAAATCGCCCATGTCTTGGGCGCGCTTTGTGAGTTTGCAAGGCAAAAAAGAGCGAGAAACCCGCTTTAACATCTACCTCACCCAAGACATGTACACCCCCACTCTAGCCAACCGCAAACTGCCCATGCCGCTTAAAGGTGAGCACCTTTATGGGGGGTGGTTGCGTTTAAACTTTGGGATTTTCCAACGGAGTGCCCACTCTTTAGAACACACGAGCGTGTCCTTTGGCATGGTTGGCCCCGCATCTTTGGCTGCGCAGACGCAAAATCTCATCCACACATGGGGGCATGACCCCAAGTTTCTAGGCTGGAATAGCCAAATTAAGAACGAATTCATTTTTGAGCTGAACTACACTTGGATACAAAAACTCGACTTTTATAAAAGCCGTTTTTTTAGCATAGACATGCTGCCCGCCGCTAGCTTTAGTTTAGGCAACGCCTTGACTAACTTTAATCTAGGCACAACTTTGCGGGTGGGCTATAATTTAGATGCCGACTTTGGACCTAACCAAATCCACAGCAACTTTGCCGGGGGCGAGCCTTACAGCAACCGCTTTTCTTTCTACCTCTTTGCGGGGGCGATGGGCTCGTTTCAGCCTTTAGACATTTTTGTGCAAGGCAACGACCCACAGACTCACAACATCACACAGTTGCCTTATTTTCTCTACGATGCCCAAGTGGGAGTCGCGATTCTTTACAAAGGGTGGCGCTTTGCTTTTAGTGCCATTGATTTAAGCAAGACCTTTAAAGACCAACGCCAAAACCACAACATCGGCAGTATAGAATTGGACATCGCCTTTTAA
- a CDS encoding diacylglycerol kinase: protein MKRLLQAWLYSKAGLKAAFADEPAFRQVVLLALGGFIGACFLAHSFIQFVLLILPGTLCLIVELLNSAIENAVDFTGTHKHPLAKKAKDMGSAAQFVALVFFILVWGGYFVF from the coding sequence ATGAAACGCCTTTTACAAGCGTGGCTTTACTCAAAAGCGGGGCTAAAAGCGGCGTTTGCGGATGAACCTGCCTTTAGGCAGGTGGTGCTTTTAGCCTTAGGGGGTTTTATTGGGGCGTGTTTTTTAGCACACTCGTTTATACAATTCGTGCTTTTAATTTTGCCCGGGACATTGTGCCTAATCGTGGAATTGCTCAACAGCGCGATTGAAAATGCCGTGGATTTTACAGGCACACATAAACACCCCTTGGCCAAAAAGGCTAAAGATATGGGCAGTGCGGCGCAGTTTGTGGCGTTGGTGTTTTTTATCCTTGTGTGGGGGGGTTATTTTGTCTTTTAG